One genomic segment of Streptococcus salivarius includes these proteins:
- a CDS encoding amino acid ABC transporter permease: MDWSIVQQYLPFYQKAFFLTLHIAVLGILGSFLLGLVVSVIRHYRVPILSQLSTAYIELSRNTPLLIQLFFLYFGLPRIGLVLSSEACAVVGLIFLGGSYMAESFRSGLEAVSQTQHEVGLSIGLTPFQVFRYVVLPQAVAVALPSFSANVIFLIKETSVFSAVALADLMYVAKDLIGLYYETDVALGMLVVAYLLMLLPISLVFSWIERRLRYAGFGLSGSSSGE, translated from the coding sequence TTGGACTGGTCCATTGTTCAACAGTATTTGCCCTTTTATCAGAAGGCATTCTTTTTAACCTTACATATTGCCGTTCTGGGGATTCTTGGTTCCTTCCTTTTGGGCTTGGTGGTGAGTGTTATTCGTCATTATCGAGTACCGATTTTGAGTCAGCTTTCGACGGCTTATATTGAGTTATCTCGTAATACGCCGCTCTTGATTCAGCTTTTCTTTCTCTACTTTGGCTTGCCTCGTATAGGTTTGGTTCTATCCTCAGAGGCTTGTGCTGTGGTAGGTTTGATTTTCTTGGGTGGTTCCTATATGGCGGAGTCCTTCCGAAGTGGCCTAGAGGCTGTTAGTCAGACCCAGCATGAAGTGGGTTTGTCTATTGGTTTGACGCCATTCCAAGTCTTTCGCTATGTGGTCCTTCCTCAGGCAGTGGCTGTGGCGCTTCCGTCATTTAGTGCTAACGTCATTTTCCTTATCAAGGAAACGTCAGTATTCTCAGCGGTAGCCTTGGCGGATCTGATGTATGTGGCCAAGGATTTGATTGGTCTTTACTACGAAACCGATGTGGCTCTAGGCATGTTGGTGGTGGCTTATCTCTTGATGTTGCTGCCGATTTCTCTAGTCTTTAGTTGGATTGAAAGGAGGTTACGCTATGCAGGATTCGGGCTTTCAGGTTCTTCTTCAGGGGAATAA
- the trpB gene encoding tryptophan synthase subunit beta has product MTYQQPDAKGFYGKFGGQFVPETLMTAVIELDKAYREAKEDPSFQVELDDLLKNYVGRETPLYHAKRLTDHIGGAQIYLKREDLNHTGAHKINNALGQVLLAKRMGKKKIIAETGAGQHGVATATAAALFDMDCTIYMGEEDVKRQALNVFRMELLGAKVFSVTDGSRVLKDAVNAALRAWVAGIEDTHYIMGSALGPAPFPEIVRDFQSVIGREAKRQYAEISGGKLPDAVMACIGGGSNAIGMFYPFVNDKSVAMYGAEASGLGLDTEKHAATFAKGRPGILHGALMDVLQDAHGQIMEAFSISAGLDYPGVGPEHCYFNEIGRATYDSITDEEALEGFKLLSRLEGIIPALESSHAIALAQKVAAKMSPDQSLIVCLSGRGDKDVMQVKERFEAEAEGK; this is encoded by the coding sequence ATGACATATCAACAACCTGATGCAAAAGGATTTTACGGAAAATTCGGTGGTCAGTTCGTTCCAGAAACGCTGATGACAGCCGTTATTGAATTGGACAAGGCTTATCGTGAAGCCAAGGAAGATCCAAGTTTCCAAGTGGAATTGGATGACCTCCTCAAAAACTATGTGGGACGTGAGACACCTCTTTACCACGCCAAACGTTTGACTGACCATATTGGTGGAGCACAAATTTATCTTAAACGTGAGGATCTTAACCATACAGGTGCCCACAAGATTAACAATGCCCTTGGTCAAGTCTTGCTTGCCAAACGTATGGGCAAGAAGAAAATCATCGCCGAAACAGGTGCAGGTCAACACGGTGTTGCAACAGCGACAGCCGCAGCCCTTTTCGACATGGATTGTACAATCTATATGGGTGAAGAAGATGTTAAACGTCAGGCGCTTAACGTTTTCCGTATGGAATTGCTTGGTGCCAAGGTATTTAGCGTAACAGATGGTTCGCGAGTGCTTAAGGATGCCGTAAATGCAGCCCTTCGTGCTTGGGTTGCAGGTATCGAGGATACGCACTATATCATGGGATCTGCCCTTGGTCCTGCACCGTTCCCAGAAATTGTTCGTGACTTCCAATCTGTTATCGGTCGTGAAGCCAAACGCCAATATGCAGAGATTTCTGGCGGTAAATTGCCTGATGCTGTAATGGCTTGTATCGGTGGTGGTTCAAATGCTATCGGTATGTTCTACCCATTTGTTAATGATAAATCAGTAGCCATGTATGGTGCTGAGGCTTCAGGTTTGGGTCTTGATACTGAAAAACACGCCGCAACCTTTGCCAAAGGCCGTCCAGGTATTCTTCACGGAGCGCTTATGGATGTTCTCCAAGATGCTCATGGTCAAATCATGGAAGCCTTCTCTATCTCAGCTGGTCTGGACTACCCAGGGGTTGGTCCTGAGCACTGTTATTTCAACGAAATTGGCCGTGCGACTTACGACTCTATCACAGATGAAGAAGCTCTTGAAGGCTTCAAACTTCTGTCACGTTTGGAAGGTATTATCCCTGCTCTTGAGTCTAGTCATGCCATTGCGCTTGCGCAAAAAGTGGCAGCTAAGATGTCGCCAGACCAAAGCCTCATCGTCTGCCTCTCAGGTCGTGGGGACAAGGACGTTATGCAGGTTAAAGAACGTTTCGAAGCTGAAGCAGAAGGGAAATAA
- a CDS encoding amino acid ABC transporter permease has translation MQDSGFQVLLQGNNFLRILQGLGVTIGISIVSVLLSLLLGTLFGIVMTSKSRIVRFLSRIYLEFIRIMPQLVLLFIVYFGLARNFNINISGELSAIIVFTLWGTAEMGDLVRGSITSLPRHQFESGRALGLTNGQLYTYVIIPQVLRRLLPQAINLVTRMIKTTSLVVLIGVVEVTKVGQQIIDSNRLTIPTASFWIYGTILILYFAICYPVSKLSTYLENRWRN, from the coding sequence ATGCAGGATTCGGGCTTTCAGGTTCTTCTTCAGGGGAATAATTTCCTACGTATCTTACAAGGTTTAGGCGTAACTATTGGAATTTCCATCGTCTCGGTTCTTCTGTCCCTCTTACTAGGAACACTTTTTGGGATTGTCATGACTTCGAAGTCTAGGATTGTTCGTTTCTTGTCACGTATTTATCTGGAATTTATTCGTATCATGCCCCAGTTGGTCTTGCTCTTTATTGTTTATTTTGGTCTGGCTAGGAACTTTAACATCAATATCTCAGGTGAGTTATCGGCTATTATCGTCTTTACCCTTTGGGGAACAGCTGAGATGGGTGATTTGGTGCGTGGGTCAATCACGTCGCTACCTAGACACCAGTTTGAGAGTGGAAGAGCCCTTGGATTGACCAATGGGCAACTCTATACCTATGTGATTATCCCACAAGTCTTGCGTCGCTTGTTGCCTCAGGCTATTAACCTTGTGACACGGATGATTAAAACGACGTCCTTGGTGGTTTTGATTGGCGTGGTTGAGGTGACCAAGGTTGGTCAGCAGATTATCGATAGTAACCGCCTGACTATTCCAACAGCTTCTTTCTGGATTTATGGCACGATTTTGATTCTTTATTTTGCCATTTGTTACCCAGTATCTAAGCTGTCTACTTATCTTGAAAATCGTTGGAGGAATTAA
- a CDS encoding amino acid ABC transporter ATP-binding protein — protein MAESILQIKDLKKSFGDNEILKGISLDVKQGEVVVILGSSGCGKSTLLRCINGLETIQGGDILLDGKSITGSKKDFHLIRQKIGMVFQSYDLFPHLDILQNLILGPVKAQGRNKEEVIAEAEKLLDRVGLLDKKHSFARQLSGGQKQRVAIVRSLLMHPEVILFDEVTASLDPEMVREVLELINDLAQEGRTMLIVTHELQFARAIADRIIFMDKGVIAEEGTAEEFFNHPKTQRAQEFLNVFDFSQFGAYL, from the coding sequence ATGGCAGAAAGCATTTTACAAATCAAGGATTTGAAAAAGTCCTTTGGGGACAATGAGATTCTCAAAGGCATCTCCTTGGATGTTAAACAAGGTGAAGTCGTTGTTATCCTGGGTTCCTCAGGTTGTGGAAAATCGACCTTGCTACGTTGCATCAATGGCTTGGAGACCATTCAAGGAGGCGATATTCTCCTGGATGGCAAGTCTATCACTGGCAGTAAGAAGGATTTCCACTTGATTCGTCAGAAAATCGGAATGGTCTTTCAAAGTTATGACCTCTTTCCACATTTGGACATCCTGCAAAATCTGATTTTGGGGCCGGTCAAAGCTCAAGGTCGTAACAAGGAAGAAGTCATTGCGGAGGCTGAGAAACTTTTGGACCGTGTGGGACTTCTGGACAAGAAGCATAGCTTCGCACGACAACTGTCAGGTGGTCAAAAGCAGCGTGTGGCCATTGTCCGCTCTCTGCTCATGCATCCTGAAGTTATCCTCTTTGACGAGGTGACGGCTTCGCTTGACCCTGAGATGGTTCGTGAGGTTCTGGAATTGATCAATGACCTCGCTCAAGAAGGGCGTACCATGTTGATTGTGACCCATGAGCTTCAGTTTGCGCGTGCCATCGCTGACCGTATTATCTTTATGGATAAGGGAGTCATCGCTGAGGAAGGTACTGCTGAAGAATTCTTCAATCATCCAAAGACACAACGGGCTCAAGAGTTCCTCAATGTCTTTGATTTCAGTCAGTTTGGTGCCTATTTGTAA
- the copZ gene encoding copper chaperone CopZ encodes MTKTYNITGMKCQGCVNTVTEKLSAVKGVENVKVDLENKQVTIEGKPWKWSLKRALKGTKFELGDEI; translated from the coding sequence ATGACAAAAACATATAACATTACAGGAATGAAATGCCAAGGTTGTGTCAACACCGTTACCGAAAAACTCTCTGCTGTTAAAGGCGTTGAGAATGTTAAAGTTGACCTCGAAAACAAACAAGTCACTATTGAAGGGAAACCATGGAAGTGGTCTCTCAAACGTGCCCTCAAAGGTACTAAGTTCGAACTTGGTGATGAAATTTAA
- a CDS encoding MFS transporter — MSLIIEYGYAIALSIIFSKISVDYVLGLWIAKFLGGILANVGHQFVGKITNKKYVLIGIELLKAVCLALIYLAMGSVFVFALVVLTEVLTTYFNSLLSSAVPVLVKKANLQKFNSTYTMIGSASYFLAPMIVGLWGSLDLGSLFLVYSVLTLLATLLLFKLGPIIFDRENDSEEEVSSGQGSPIFGRQSIVLKMVMMTILLQSVGVLYDAYEVIFLTKDVGISSQAYSFSLSFLAIAFLATSSILSFKSLTKYSPMTVYLLGSLVYLGYVVVFPFVPNLPTVLLSYIFLAVGQTISGISQNVYLQEKLNPLQLNNLYLKIEVLNQVLTGIVVFVSGMLIKRGLQVTTIYLGYSLPVIILVLGIMLMTKLYQKNLKS, encoded by the coding sequence TTGTCGCTGATTATCGAGTACGGTTATGCGATAGCACTGAGTATTATCTTCTCTAAAATCTCGGTGGACTATGTCTTAGGGCTATGGATTGCCAAATTCTTAGGAGGGATTCTTGCCAATGTGGGACATCAATTTGTAGGAAAAATCACAAATAAAAAATATGTTTTGATTGGTATTGAATTACTTAAGGCAGTCTGTCTTGCTTTGATCTATCTTGCCATGGGCAGTGTTTTTGTATTTGCTTTGGTGGTTCTGACTGAAGTGTTGACAACCTACTTTAACAGTTTGTTGTCCTCAGCGGTGCCTGTGCTTGTTAAAAAAGCCAACTTGCAAAAATTTAACAGTACCTATACCATGATTGGGTCAGCTTCCTATTTCTTAGCACCTATGATAGTTGGTCTCTGGGGTAGCCTTGATTTAGGGAGCTTATTTTTGGTCTACAGTGTGCTAACGCTACTAGCAACCCTCTTATTGTTTAAACTGGGACCGATTATTTTTGACCGTGAGAATGATTCAGAAGAGGAGGTTTCTTCCGGTCAAGGTAGTCCTATTTTTGGAAGGCAGAGTATCGTCCTTAAGATGGTTATGATGACTATACTCTTACAGTCAGTGGGTGTCTTATATGATGCTTATGAGGTTATCTTCCTGACCAAAGATGTCGGTATTTCTAGTCAGGCCTATTCTTTCTCTCTGTCCTTCTTAGCCATTGCCTTTCTAGCAACGAGTTCAATTCTATCTTTCAAAAGTCTCACTAAATACTCCCCTATGACCGTTTACTTGTTAGGGTCTCTTGTCTATTTGGGTTACGTTGTCGTCTTTCCATTCGTACCTAACCTACCGACTGTTTTGCTTAGCTATATCTTTTTAGCAGTTGGTCAAACTATTTCCGGAATCTCACAAAATGTTTACCTGCAGGAGAAGTTGAATCCCTTACAACTTAACAATCTTTATTTGAAAATTGAAGTCTTGAATCAGGTTTTGACAGGGATTGTTGTATTTGTCAGTGGTATGCTTATCAAGAGAGGTCTGCAGGTCACTACGATTTATTTGGGATACAGTCTTCCAGTCATTATACTCGTCTTGGGAATAATGCTTATGACTAAACTGTATCAGAAAAATCTAAAGTCATAA
- a CDS encoding cysteine ABC transporter substrate-binding protein, with product MKLTKKIFALLALVFALVAVTACSSNSSSGKSTAKARTIEEIKKSGELRIAVFADKKPFGYVDNKGAYQGYDIELGNRLAKDLGVKPKYVSVDAANRAEFLISNKVDITLANFTVTDERKKQVDFALPYMKVSIGVVSPKDKVIKDVKELEGKTLIVTKGTTAETYFEKNYPNIKLQKYDQYSDAYQALLDGRGDAFSTDNTEVLAWALENKGYEVGITSLGNPDTIAPAVQKGNKELLDFINKDIKKLGKENFFHKDYEKTLRPTYGDAAKADDLVVEGGEVK from the coding sequence ATGAAATTAACAAAGAAAATTTTTGCCCTATTAGCCCTCGTCTTTGCCTTGGTGGCAGTGACTGCTTGCTCAAGTAACAGTAGCTCTGGTAAATCAACAGCCAAAGCACGTACCATTGAAGAAATTAAGAAGAGTGGTGAACTCCGTATCGCCGTCTTTGCGGACAAGAAACCTTTCGGTTATGTAGATAACAAGGGTGCTTACCAAGGTTACGATATTGAACTTGGGAACCGTTTGGCCAAAGACTTGGGTGTTAAACCTAAATACGTTTCAGTAGATGCGGCCAACCGTGCAGAATTCTTGATTTCAAACAAGGTAGATATTACCCTTGCTAACTTTACAGTAACTGATGAACGTAAGAAACAAGTGGACTTCGCCCTTCCTTACATGAAAGTCTCAATCGGTGTGGTGTCACCTAAAGACAAGGTCATTAAGGATGTTAAAGAGCTTGAAGGTAAGACTTTGATTGTTACTAAGGGAACAACTGCTGAAACTTACTTTGAAAAGAACTACCCAAATATCAAATTGCAAAAGTATGACCAATATAGCGATGCTTACCAAGCCCTCCTTGATGGTCGTGGTGATGCCTTCTCAACTGATAATACAGAAGTTCTTGCTTGGGCTCTAGAAAATAAAGGTTATGAAGTAGGAATCACATCACTTGGTAACCCAGATACCATTGCCCCAGCCGTTCAAAAAGGTAACAAAGAACTCCTTGACTTTATCAATAAAGACATTAAGAAACTTGGTAAAGAGAATTTCTTCCACAAAGATTATGAAAAAACACTTCGTCCAACTTACGGTGATGCAGCTAAAGCTGATGACCTCGTGGTTGAAGGTGGCGAAGTGAAATAA
- a CDS encoding CopY/TcrY family copper transport repressor, translated as MLTISSAEWEVMRVLWAKGQATSSEIIAILAKKLDWSASTVKTLLGRLADKGYLTSQRQGRGFIYQASLGEDEANFQALEAVFDKICLTKHSDLLGQLIEKTPMTQADVDKLQALLLAKEPVDQVVCDCVPGQCACGHHMEVI; from the coding sequence ATGCTGACAATTTCATCTGCGGAATGGGAAGTCATGCGAGTGCTCTGGGCTAAGGGGCAAGCGACTTCTTCAGAGATTATAGCGATTCTAGCTAAGAAGCTAGACTGGTCGGCTTCGACAGTTAAGACCTTGCTTGGGCGTTTGGCGGACAAGGGTTACCTAACTAGTCAGCGTCAAGGACGAGGGTTTATCTATCAAGCCAGCTTGGGTGAGGATGAAGCGAATTTTCAAGCTTTAGAGGCAGTTTTTGACAAGATTTGTTTGACCAAACACAGCGACTTGTTGGGTCAACTCATCGAGAAGACGCCGATGACACAAGCTGATGTGGACAAGTTACAGGCCTTGCTTTTAGCAAAAGAACCTGTGGATCAGGTGGTTTGTGACTGTGTGCCTGGCCAATGTGCTTGTGGGCATCATATGGAGGTGATATAG
- a CDS encoding D-alanine--D-alanine ligase: MSKQTLILLYGGRSAEREVSVLSAESVMRAVDYSAFEVKTYFITQSGDFIKTQEFTETPGDDEKLMTNDTVVASQAIKPSDIYEEGAVVFPVLHGPMGEDGSIQGFLETLKLPYVGTNVLSSSVAMDKIMTKHILEVAGVPQVAYTVFIEGEDLEAAVAETLEKLTFPVFVKPANMGSSVGISKAENESELRAAIDLALKYDSRILIEQGVVAREIEVGILGNTNIKTTDPGEVVKDVAFYDYQAKYIDNKITMDIPAHVPAEVMTQMRAYAAKAFRALGGCGLARCDFFLTEDGAIYLNELNTMPGFTQWSMYPLLWENMGLSYSDLIKELVALGQEMFDKRESHLI; encoded by the coding sequence ATGTCTAAACAAACTCTTATCCTTCTCTACGGTGGACGTTCAGCAGAACGTGAAGTGTCTGTGCTCTCAGCTGAGAGTGTTATGCGTGCGGTGGATTACAGCGCATTTGAGGTTAAAACCTACTTTATCACTCAGTCTGGTGATTTTATCAAAACACAAGAATTTACAGAAACACCAGGTGATGACGAGAAGCTTATGACTAATGACACAGTTGTGGCTAGTCAGGCTATCAAACCAAGCGATATTTATGAAGAAGGCGCTGTAGTATTCCCGGTTCTTCATGGTCCAATGGGTGAGGATGGTTCTATCCAAGGTTTCCTCGAAACCCTCAAATTGCCATATGTGGGTACTAATGTTCTTTCTTCAAGTGTGGCTATGGACAAGATTATGACCAAACACATTCTTGAAGTTGCTGGTGTACCTCAGGTTGCCTACACAGTCTTCATCGAGGGTGAAGATTTGGAAGCAGCAGTAGCAGAGACGCTTGAAAAATTGACCTTCCCAGTGTTTGTCAAACCTGCTAACATGGGGTCATCTGTTGGGATTTCTAAAGCTGAAAATGAATCAGAGCTTCGTGCAGCGATTGATCTGGCTCTCAAATATGATAGCCGTATCTTAATCGAGCAAGGTGTGGTTGCCCGTGAAATCGAAGTTGGTATCCTTGGTAATACAAATATCAAAACGACAGATCCAGGTGAAGTAGTCAAAGACGTGGCTTTCTATGATTACCAAGCCAAGTACATTGACAATAAAATCACCATGGACATCCCAGCTCACGTGCCTGCAGAAGTCATGACGCAAATGCGTGCCTATGCGGCCAAGGCCTTCCGTGCCCTTGGTGGTTGCGGTCTTGCTCGCTGTGATTTCTTCCTGACAGAGGATGGAGCCATCTACCTTAACGAGCTTAACACTATGCCAGGTTTCACCCAATGGTCAATGTATCCACTTCTTTGGGAAAATATGGGACTTTCTTACTCAGACCTTATCAAGGAATTGGTAGCCTTGGGACAAGAAATGTTCGACAAACGTGAAAGCCATTTGATTTAA
- a CDS encoding phosphoribosylanthranilate isomerase, which translates to MTKVKICGLSTPEAVATAVEAGADYIGFVFAKSKRQVSLEQAHELAKGVTGQTKIVGVFVSPSLEELEEAIDQVPLDIVQIHGTFDEALIPKISVPVIRAIQISDSDSQVKSQADYLLFDAPIAGSGQTFDWQLLADKQIEQDYFIAGGLTVDNVAEAKETFHPYALDVSSGVETDGHKDLDKIKAFIERVKA; encoded by the coding sequence TTGACAAAGGTTAAAATTTGTGGACTATCGACACCAGAAGCGGTAGCAACTGCGGTTGAAGCAGGTGCTGACTACATTGGCTTTGTGTTCGCCAAGAGCAAGCGTCAAGTGAGTCTTGAACAAGCTCACGAGCTGGCTAAAGGGGTGACAGGCCAGACAAAAATCGTCGGTGTCTTTGTTTCACCCAGTCTTGAAGAACTGGAAGAAGCGATTGATCAGGTTCCCTTAGATATCGTTCAGATTCATGGAACTTTTGATGAAGCTCTGATTCCAAAGATTTCAGTACCAGTTATTCGAGCTATTCAGATTTCGGATAGCGATTCTCAAGTCAAGAGCCAGGCGGATTATCTTCTCTTTGATGCTCCCATTGCTGGTAGTGGCCAGACCTTTGACTGGCAGCTTTTGGCTGACAAGCAGATTGAGCAGGACTATTTCATCGCTGGTGGCTTGACTGTGGACAATGTGGCAGAGGCCAAGGAAACTTTTCATCCCTATGCCTTAGATGTGTCCTCAGGTGTCGAGACAGATGGTCACAAAGATTTAGACAAGATTAAAGCATTTATAGAAAGAGTGAAAGCATGA
- the trpA gene encoding tryptophan synthase subunit alpha produces MTKTLTKHLQAIKDSKRGIFVPYIMAGDHAKGLDGLFETIALLEKSGVSAIEVGIPWSDPVADGPVIELAGQRSLAKDVTLTAIIKKLQEQKTQVPLVIMTYINPVYQYGIEAFVKDLAETSVKGLIIPDLPDEHADFITPYLKDSDIALVPLVSLTTGIDRQKQLIDGAEGFIYAVAINGVTGKTGNYRDDLDKHLANLTAHADIPVLTGFGVSTEEDIKRFNAVSDGVIVGSKIVRDLHDGKEEEVAEFVTFGSHFEK; encoded by the coding sequence ATGACAAAAACATTAACAAAACACCTACAAGCTATCAAAGACAGTAAACGCGGTATTTTCGTACCTTATATCATGGCTGGTGACCACGCTAAAGGTCTAGACGGACTCTTTGAGACTATCGCTCTCTTGGAAAAAAGTGGTGTCTCAGCTATTGAGGTGGGTATTCCATGGTCAGACCCTGTGGCCGATGGTCCCGTTATTGAACTAGCAGGACAACGTAGTTTGGCTAAAGATGTGACTTTAACAGCTATCATCAAGAAGCTTCAAGAACAAAAAACACAGGTACCTTTGGTTATCATGACCTACATCAATCCAGTTTATCAATATGGTATTGAAGCCTTTGTTAAGGACTTGGCAGAGACATCTGTCAAGGGGCTCATTATTCCTGATTTGCCAGATGAACACGCTGACTTTATTACCCCATATTTGAAAGACAGTGATATTGCTCTCGTGCCTTTGGTAAGCTTGACTACAGGTATTGACCGTCAGAAACAGTTGATTGATGGTGCAGAAGGCTTTATCTACGCCGTTGCCATCAATGGTGTTACTGGTAAGACTGGCAATTACCGTGATGACCTTGATAAACACTTGGCTAACTTGACAGCTCATGCAGATATTCCAGTTCTCACAGGTTTCGGTGTGTCAACAGAGGAAGACATCAAACGCTTTAACGCTGTGTCAGACGGTGTTATTGTGGGATCAAAAATTGTCCGTGACCTCCACGACGGTAAGGAAGAAGAAGTCGCTGAATTTGTTACATTCGGTTCACACTTTGAAAAATAG
- a CDS encoding heavy metal translocating P-type ATPase, which translates to MAKETFVVNGMTCASCVANVENAVNKLDGVDKAVVNLTTEKMSVDYAGDKVSPETIEKAVADAGYAAEVYNPDTAKSQEEREEDKIHKVRERLIWSSVFTIPLFYLAMGPMVGLPVPNFLSPHHAALTYALVLLVLTVPVMWLGRSFYSNGFRTLAKGHPNMDALVALATSAAFLYSLYGTYHISLGHAHHAHQLYFESVAVILTLITLGKYFETLSKGRTSEAIKKLMHLSAKEATVLRDGKEVKLPVDKVVLGDHIVVKPGEKIAVDGRVISGSSAIDESMLTGESLPIEKSAGKPVFAGSINGQGSLIYEAEKIGKDTLLSQIIKLVEDAQQTKAPIAKIADQVSAVFVPVVMAIALVSGLFWYFIMGQTFTFAMTVAVSVLVIACPCALGLATPTAIMVGTGLGAEHGILYKRGDVLELAHKADVLVFDKTGTITQGKPQLASSYTYDNSGAALQLLASLEAKSEHPLGQAILVAAENANLDLLEMDNFLSLTGRGLTASYAGKTYLAGNQTLMAEEKVDLTSAQADFQSLTADGQTPIFLAEDGKLIGLFGVADQVKADSADMVAALHQMSKEVIMLTGDNDQTAQAIAQKVGIKRVISQVLPQEKSRVISDLQAEGKSVIMVGDGINDAPALATADIGIAMGSGTDIAMESADMVLMKPNLMDVVKALKISQATITTIKENLFWAFIYNILSIPVAMGVLHLFGGPLLDPMIAGLAMSFSSVSVVLNALRLKRRKV; encoded by the coding sequence ATGGCAAAAGAAACCTTTGTGGTTAATGGGATGACCTGTGCATCCTGTGTAGCCAACGTTGAAAATGCTGTTAATAAGTTGGATGGTGTGGACAAGGCTGTGGTTAACCTAACCACCGAAAAAATGTCTGTAGATTATGCTGGGGATAAGGTTAGTCCAGAAACTATTGAAAAGGCTGTAGCTGACGCTGGTTATGCGGCTGAAGTCTACAACCCAGATACAGCTAAAAGTCAGGAAGAACGTGAAGAAGACAAGATTCACAAGGTGCGTGAGCGCCTCATTTGGTCATCGGTCTTCACCATTCCTCTCTTTTATCTAGCTATGGGGCCAATGGTCGGTCTACCTGTGCCAAACTTCTTGTCTCCTCATCATGCAGCTTTGACTTATGCCTTGGTGTTGCTAGTTTTGACAGTGCCCGTCATGTGGTTAGGCCGTTCTTTCTATAGTAATGGTTTTCGTACCTTGGCCAAGGGTCATCCTAACATGGATGCCTTGGTAGCCTTGGCAACGTCGGCAGCCTTTCTTTATAGTCTCTATGGTACTTACCACATTTCATTGGGGCATGCCCATCACGCCCACCAACTTTATTTTGAGTCAGTGGCTGTTATCTTGACCCTGATTACTCTAGGGAAGTACTTTGAAACCCTCTCTAAGGGTCGAACTTCAGAAGCTATTAAGAAACTTATGCACTTGTCAGCCAAGGAAGCAACTGTCCTTCGTGATGGTAAGGAAGTCAAGCTTCCTGTGGATAAGGTTGTTCTTGGTGACCATATTGTGGTCAAACCTGGGGAAAAGATAGCCGTGGATGGTCGAGTGATTTCTGGTAGCTCTGCTATTGATGAGAGTATGCTTACAGGTGAGTCACTCCCTATTGAAAAATCAGCTGGTAAACCAGTTTTTGCAGGTTCTATTAATGGTCAGGGTAGCTTGATTTATGAAGCTGAAAAGATTGGTAAGGACACCTTGCTTTCCCAAATCATCAAATTGGTTGAGGATGCCCAACAAACCAAGGCACCGATTGCTAAGATTGCCGATCAGGTGTCAGCGGTCTTTGTTCCCGTTGTCATGGCTATCGCCCTTGTTTCAGGTCTCTTCTGGTACTTTATCATGGGACAAACCTTTACCTTCGCTATGACTGTAGCAGTCAGCGTCTTGGTTATTGCTTGTCCATGTGCATTGGGACTTGCGACACCGACAGCCATCATGGTTGGTACAGGGCTTGGTGCCGAGCATGGTATTCTCTATAAGCGTGGAGATGTGCTCGAGTTAGCTCACAAGGCTGATGTTCTCGTTTTTGACAAGACAGGAACCATTACTCAGGGTAAACCTCAGCTCGCTTCTAGCTATACTTATGACAATAGCGGAGCAGCCTTGCAACTTTTGGCATCCTTGGAAGCCAAGTCCGAACACCCTTTGGGTCAAGCCATCCTTGTGGCAGCAGAAAATGCTAACTTGGACTTGTTAGAGATGGACAATTTCTTAAGTTTGACTGGACGAGGACTAACTGCAAGCTATGCAGGCAAAACTTATCTAGCTGGGAATCAAACTCTTATGGCTGAGGAAAAAGTCGACTTGACTTCAGCACAAGCTGATTTCCAAAGCTTGACAGCGGATGGTCAGACACCTATTTTCTTGGCTGAAGATGGTAAGTTAATCGGACTCTTTGGTGTAGCTGATCAGGTTAAAGCAGATAGCGCCGATATGGTGGCCGCTCTTCATCAAATGAGCAAAGAAGTCATCATGTTGACTGGTGATAATGACCAAACAGCTCAAGCCATCGCTCAAAAGGTTGGTATCAAGCGTGTTATCAGTCAAGTGCTTCCGCAAGAGAAATCTAGGGTGATTAGCGACCTTCAAGCAGAAGGAAAATCAGTCATCATGGTTGGTGATGGTATCAATGATGCCCCAGCCCTTGCGACTGCAGATATCGGTATTGCCATGGGTTCTGGGACAGATATTGCCATGGAAAGTGCCGATATGGTCCTTATGAAACCCAACCTCATGGATGTCGTTAAGGCCTTGAAAATTAGTCAGGCGACAATCACAACGATTAAAGAGAACCTCTTCTGGGCCTTTATCTACAATATCCTGTCTATCCCAGTGGCCATGGGTGTCCTCCACCTCTTTGGTGGCCCGCTTCTTGACCCAATGATAGCAGGACTGGCTATGAGCTTTAGCTCTGTCTCAGTCGTCCTCAATGCTCTGCGTCTCAAACGTCGCAAAGTCTAA